Proteins encoded within one genomic window of Pararhizobium capsulatum DSM 1112:
- a CDS encoding sugar ABC transporter ATP-binding protein — protein sequence MLLSMQGISKSFSGIAALQSASLEIAEGEIMALVGQNGAGKSTLIKILTGAYQRDEGTIRFEGKDVSFATPAESQAAGIATIYQEINLAPQRSVAENIYLSREPRRFGLLDRKAMREGAAKVLKVFNLDIDVDLPVARFSAATRQMVSIARAVTQNARLLIMDEPTSSLDEREVEVLFRTIRTLKENGVAVVFIGHRLDELYAICDRVTIMRDGHTVAVSAMKGMPKMELVRNMLGRELAAFEALARDAGADDARPVRLELKNAGSGLRVRNVDLSIRQGEISGLAGLLGSGRTETARIIFGVDKLERGSLQFNGSERNYSEPAAAIADGIGLVSEDRKIDGIIPDMSIRENMTLALLPKLKKAGIVDRARQDEIVARFIRSLGVKCASPDQPIKELSGGNQQKVLLARWLCTDPSVLIVDEPTRGIDIGAKSEILKLLRGLADQGLSVLMISSEIEELLAAADRVTVLSDGMSVAVLPRQQLSEQTLLAAMAHQVDGASGELA from the coding sequence ATGTTGCTGTCCATGCAGGGCATTTCAAAATCATTTTCCGGCATTGCCGCGCTGCAATCGGCATCGCTGGAGATCGCTGAAGGCGAGATCATGGCCCTCGTCGGCCAGAACGGAGCCGGAAAATCCACCCTGATCAAGATCCTGACCGGCGCCTATCAGCGCGACGAAGGCACGATCCGTTTTGAGGGCAAGGATGTGAGCTTTGCCACCCCGGCCGAAAGCCAGGCCGCCGGCATCGCTACCATCTACCAGGAAATCAACCTCGCGCCGCAGCGTTCGGTGGCCGAAAACATCTATCTCTCCCGCGAGCCACGCCGCTTCGGTCTGCTCGACCGCAAGGCGATGCGCGAAGGCGCGGCAAAGGTCCTGAAGGTCTTCAATCTCGATATCGATGTTGACCTGCCGGTGGCGCGCTTCAGTGCCGCGACCCGCCAGATGGTATCGATCGCCCGCGCCGTCACCCAAAATGCCCGCCTGCTGATCATGGACGAACCGACCTCCTCGCTTGATGAGCGCGAGGTGGAAGTGCTGTTCCGCACCATCCGCACGTTGAAGGAAAACGGCGTAGCCGTCGTCTTCATCGGCCATCGTCTCGACGAACTCTATGCGATCTGCGACCGCGTGACGATCATGCGCGATGGCCATACCGTTGCCGTCAGCGCCATGAAGGGCATGCCGAAGATGGAGCTGGTGCGCAACATGCTCGGCCGCGAGCTTGCCGCCTTCGAGGCGCTCGCCCGCGATGCCGGCGCCGATGACGCCCGCCCCGTGCGGCTGGAACTGAAGAATGCTGGCTCGGGCCTCAGGGTCCGCAATGTCGATCTGTCGATCCGTCAGGGCGAAATCTCCGGCCTCGCCGGTCTGCTCGGCTCCGGCCGCACGGAGACGGCCCGCATCATCTTCGGCGTCGACAAGCTTGAGCGAGGTAGCCTGCAGTTCAACGGTAGTGAACGCAACTATTCAGAACCGGCCGCAGCCATCGCCGATGGCATCGGGCTCGTGTCAGAGGATCGCAAGATCGACGGCATCATCCCCGATATGAGCATCCGCGAAAACATGACGCTGGCGCTGCTGCCGAAGCTGAAGAAGGCCGGCATCGTCGATCGCGCACGGCAGGATGAGATTGTCGCGCGCTTCATCCGCTCATTGGGCGTCAAATGTGCCTCTCCGGACCAGCCGATCAAGGAGCTTTCCGGCGGCAACCAGCAGAAGGTGCTGCTCGCCCGCTGGCTCTGCACCGATCCGAGCGTGCTGATCGTCGACGAACCGACCCGCGGCATCGATATCGGCGCGAAGTCCGAAATCCTGAAGCTCCTGCGCGGTCTCGCAGACCAAGGCCTGAGCGTCTTGATGATTTCCTCCGAAATCGAGGAACTGCTGGCTGCCGCCGACCGCGTGACGGTGCTCAGCGACGGCATGTCGGTCGCGGTGCTGCCGCGCCAACAACTTTCCGAACAAACCCTGCTCGCTGCCATGGCCCACCAGGTCGACGGCGCATCCGGTGAACTGGCATGA
- a CDS encoding ABC transporter permease produces the protein MTMTDTTMKPAAPTASPLQLVSRYGVFVAFLALLVLNIAVTPNFLSWQTLNVNLTQVATIVIVATGMTLVIATGGIDLSVGSLMAISGALAPMIFMGNLLPIDNMALAVTLAFIIPVLAAAACGWFNGFLVTHFRIQPIVATLVFFIAGRGIAQVMTNGNLQVFKNPSFQFIAMGHVAGIPAQVALMVVIAILAYCLIRYTVLGRQIIAVGGNEKAARLTGIPVRRVKTFVYVISGALAGIAGLIVVARNSASDANLVGMGMELDAIAAVAVGGSLLTGGRANIFGTLMGAFVIQLVRYTLLANGVPDAAALVVKAGLIIVAVFIQLRADRT, from the coding sequence ATGACGATGACCGACACGACCATGAAACCCGCAGCGCCGACCGCCTCCCCTCTGCAACTCGTCAGCCGCTACGGCGTTTTCGTCGCCTTCCTGGCGCTGCTCGTCCTCAACATCGCGGTCACGCCGAATTTCCTGTCGTGGCAGACGCTCAACGTCAACCTGACGCAGGTCGCCACCATCGTCATCGTCGCAACCGGCATGACGCTGGTGATCGCCACCGGCGGCATCGATCTGTCCGTCGGCTCGCTGATGGCGATTTCGGGCGCGCTCGCCCCGATGATCTTCATGGGCAACCTGCTGCCGATCGACAACATGGCGCTCGCCGTCACCCTCGCCTTCATCATCCCGGTTCTGGCCGCCGCCGCCTGCGGCTGGTTCAACGGCTTTCTGGTGACACATTTCCGGATCCAGCCGATCGTCGCGACCCTCGTCTTCTTCATCGCCGGCCGCGGCATCGCGCAGGTGATGACCAATGGCAACCTGCAGGTCTTCAAGAACCCATCCTTCCAGTTCATCGCCATGGGCCATGTTGCTGGCATCCCGGCGCAGGTTGCGCTGATGGTGGTGATCGCCATCCTCGCCTATTGCCTGATCCGCTACACGGTGCTCGGCCGCCAGATCATCGCCGTCGGCGGCAACGAGAAGGCAGCTAGACTGACCGGCATTCCGGTGCGCCGGGTGAAAACCTTCGTCTACGTCATCAGCGGCGCGCTTGCCGGCATTGCCGGCCTGATCGTCGTTGCCCGCAACTCCGCCAGTGACGCCAATCTCGTCGGCATGGGCATGGAACTTGATGCCATCGCCGCCGTCGCCGTCGGCGGCTCGCTCCTGACAGGCGGCCGCGCCAATATCTTCGGCACGCTGATGGGTGCCTTCGTAATCCAGTTGGTGCGCTACACCCTGCTGGCCAACGGCGTGCCGGATGCGGCCGCGCTCGTCGTCAAGGCTGGCCTCATCATCGTCGCCGTTTTCATCCAGCTGCGCGCCGACAGGACGTAA
- a CDS encoding ABC transporter permease has translation MSAFLKSFAPKSSGDLARIGVMIALAALILFGALRYDYFLSPFNILSFLRYNSMFALIALGMAFVIITGGIDLSVGAVAALASVVSALLSPYSWYAGLAGGICAGLAVGLINGVVITRLRIQPFIATLAAMLAANGTALLLANNQSVSVSYDSGFTVIGQDDFLGFPIPAWIALGAYILGWIFLERSRSGRHVLAIGDGEHTAALMGLKVQRTLLGVYAFSGLLAGLAGVILASQFGAGQPTEGVGWELFAIASVVVGGTLLTGGSGSVGATLAGALLLGMVFNVLNFENGLGWISLSAYWQSVIRGLFLLVVVVLQARLTARSAT, from the coding sequence ATGTCTGCTTTCCTCAAATCCTTCGCTCCGAAATCCTCCGGCGATCTCGCACGCATCGGCGTCATGATCGCGCTTGCCGCGCTGATCCTGTTCGGCGCCCTGCGCTATGACTACTTCCTGTCGCCGTTCAACATCCTGAGCTTCCTGCGCTACAACTCGATGTTTGCGCTGATCGCGCTCGGCATGGCTTTCGTGATCATCACCGGCGGCATCGATCTCTCGGTCGGCGCAGTCGCGGCCCTTGCCAGCGTCGTCTCGGCGCTGCTCTCACCCTACAGCTGGTATGCCGGCCTTGCCGGCGGCATCTGCGCCGGGCTGGCCGTCGGTCTCATCAACGGCGTGGTCATCACCCGCCTGCGCATCCAGCCCTTCATCGCCACGCTGGCGGCGATGCTTGCTGCCAATGGCACTGCCCTGCTGCTGGCCAACAATCAATCGGTCTCCGTCTCCTACGACAGCGGTTTCACCGTCATCGGCCAGGACGATTTCCTCGGCTTCCCCATTCCCGCCTGGATCGCGCTTGGCGCCTATATCCTGGGCTGGATCTTCCTTGAGCGCTCCCGCTCCGGCCGCCATGTGCTGGCAATCGGCGACGGCGAACACACAGCAGCGTTGATGGGCCTCAAGGTCCAGCGCACCCTGCTCGGCGTCTACGCGTTCTCCGGCCTTCTGGCAGGCCTCGCTGGCGTCATCCTCGCCTCCCAGTTCGGCGCGGGGCAACCGACCGAGGGCGTGGGCTGGGAACTCTTCGCCATCGCCTCGGTGGTCGTCGGCGGCACGCTGCTCACAGGCGGCTCCGGATCGGTCGGCGCGACGCTTGCCGGAGCGTTGCTGCTCGGCATGGTGTTCAACGTGCTGAACTTCGAAAACGGCCTCGGCTGGATCTCGCTCTCGGCCTATTGGCAATCAGTCATTCGGGGCCTTTTCCTGCTTGTCGTGGTGGTGTTGCAGGCCCGGCTTACCGCAAGATCGGCAACCTGA
- a CDS encoding carboxymuconolactone decarboxylase family protein: protein MSFIQTPDASSSEKVAKIYADAEAGYGYLPNMTKAFGHRPDVMERWSALLATIKTHMDLRRYELVTLAAAKELKSSYCMLAHGSVLMREVFSADTVRKIAEDAGTAPIDETERAIMLFAAKVVRDAAAIEKADVDALKKHGLADAEIFDIVAAATVRCFFSKTLDALGVEPDSAYSSMAADLRKALVIGRPIAKLS, encoded by the coding sequence ATGTCTTTCATCCAGACACCCGACGCATCATCCAGCGAAAAAGTCGCCAAGATCTATGCCGACGCAGAGGCCGGCTACGGCTATCTGCCGAACATGACCAAGGCCTTCGGCCACCGCCCTGACGTCATGGAGCGATGGAGCGCCCTGCTCGCCACGATCAAGACCCACATGGACCTGCGCCGGTATGAACTGGTGACCCTCGCCGCCGCCAAGGAGCTGAAAAGTTCCTATTGCATGCTGGCCCATGGTTCGGTGCTGATGCGCGAGGTGTTTTCAGCCGATACGGTGCGCAAGATCGCCGAAGATGCCGGAACGGCGCCCATCGACGAGACCGAACGCGCCATCATGCTGTTTGCCGCCAAGGTTGTGCGCGATGCCGCAGCAATCGAGAAAGCCGATGTCGATGCCCTGAAGAAACACGGCCTGGCCGACGCCGAAATCTTCGACATTGTCGCCGCCGCCACTGTGCGCTGCTTCTTCTCCAAGACCCTCGATGCACTCGGCGTAGAGCCGGATTCCGCCTATTCCAGCATGGCGGCCGACCTTCGCAAGGCGCTTGTCATCGGTCGGCCAATAGCAAAGCTCAGCTGA
- a CDS encoding ketopantoate reductase family protein: MPPYRTICIYGAGALGGAVAAKLASMQGGDATISVVARGEHLDAIRKDGLDLIEHGVETPRNVRITATDDPNDLPPQDLVITGLKGHQLTDAAPGIARLLKENTRVVMILNGIPWWYFYQDAASGHADRQIESLDPGGDLWRLIGPQRVIGCVAHQGGRIAAPGKVHLTNRGSFILGEPTGEITPDIEALAALFSDAGVEVRLSTRIRDDIWSKLMGNTSFNPISAITRLPMQDIMADPALTEMISRIMLEVQAVGEALSAKIAISVEQRLQQSRAIGAVKTSMLQDLLAGKPLEIVPIVGIVPTLARLVGIATPATDAVLTLVTALDRQNRSA; this comes from the coding sequence ATGCCACCCTATCGCACGATCTGTATCTACGGCGCCGGCGCCCTCGGCGGCGCCGTTGCAGCCAAACTTGCGTCCATGCAGGGCGGCGATGCCACGATATCGGTTGTTGCTCGCGGCGAACATCTTGATGCAATCCGCAAGGATGGCCTGGACCTTATCGAACACGGTGTCGAGACGCCGCGGAACGTCCGGATCACCGCAACCGACGATCCCAACGACCTGCCTCCCCAGGATCTGGTCATCACCGGGCTGAAGGGGCATCAGCTGACAGACGCCGCGCCCGGCATTGCCCGCCTGCTTAAAGAGAACACGCGCGTGGTGATGATCCTCAACGGCATTCCCTGGTGGTATTTCTACCAGGATGCAGCAAGCGGACATGCCGATCGCCAAATCGAAAGCCTCGATCCGGGCGGCGATCTCTGGCGGCTGATCGGACCGCAGCGCGTGATCGGCTGCGTTGCTCACCAGGGCGGCAGGATTGCAGCGCCCGGAAAGGTTCACCTCACCAATCGCGGCTCCTTCATCCTCGGCGAGCCCACCGGCGAAATCACCCCAGACATCGAGGCGCTTGCAGCACTTTTCTCTGACGCCGGCGTTGAGGTCCGGTTGTCAACGCGTATTCGCGATGACATCTGGAGCAAGCTGATGGGCAACACGTCCTTCAACCCGATCAGTGCGATCACCCGCTTGCCGATGCAGGATATCATGGCCGATCCCGCGCTGACCGAGATGATTAGCCGCATCATGCTGGAGGTGCAGGCCGTCGGCGAAGCGCTGAGTGCGAAAATTGCCATTTCGGTGGAGCAGCGCCTCCAGCAGTCGCGCGCCATTGGGGCAGTAAAAACCTCGATGCTGCAGGATCTCTTGGCAGGAAAGCCGCTGGAAATCGTGCCCATCGTCGGGATCGTCCCGACCTTGGCGCGCCTCGTCGGCATCGCGACCCCGGCCACCGATGCGGTACTGACGCTTGTCACGGCGCTCGACAGGCAGAATCGTTCGGCCTGA
- a CDS encoding DnaJ C-terminal domain-containing protein, which translates to MSRNLYDVLGVTRDASQKDIQSAYRKLAKKYHPDLNSGDKQAEEQFKATSSAYALLGDEDKRGRYDRGEIDDTGAEAAPRNFYRDYAGNAETAGRYESAGGFADFGDLGGAEDIFSTFFSQRGRSQSQGPMRGRDQHFSMEIDLLDAVNGAKRQITLPEGGSLDLSIPAGTRDGQTLRLRGKGNRGHNGAPAGDALIDIHVRPHPLFKLDVDDVRYDVPISLSEAVLGAKIKVPTMDGAVNVSIGPNSNTGKTLRLKGKGLHKRDGGHGDAYVTLKIVLPGEPDAKLTAFVEEWSKDRNDDPRRGMGGGL; encoded by the coding sequence ATGAGCCGCAATCTCTATGACGTTCTGGGCGTCACCCGCGACGCCTCCCAGAAAGACATTCAAAGCGCCTACCGCAAGCTCGCGAAGAAGTATCATCCGGACCTGAACTCCGGCGACAAGCAAGCTGAAGAGCAATTCAAAGCCACGTCCTCGGCCTACGCCCTTCTCGGCGACGAGGACAAGCGCGGGCGTTATGATCGCGGCGAGATCGACGATACTGGCGCGGAGGCTGCACCGCGCAACTTCTATCGCGACTATGCGGGCAATGCCGAGACAGCCGGGCGCTACGAGAGCGCCGGCGGCTTTGCCGATTTCGGCGATCTCGGCGGTGCGGAAGACATCTTCTCGACCTTCTTTTCGCAGCGGGGTCGCAGCCAGAGCCAGGGTCCCATGCGCGGCAGAGACCAGCATTTCTCGATGGAGATCGACCTGCTCGACGCGGTCAATGGCGCCAAGCGGCAAATTACCCTGCCGGAAGGCGGCTCCCTCGACCTTAGCATCCCCGCCGGCACGCGTGACGGCCAGACGCTGCGCCTGCGTGGCAAGGGCAATCGGGGACACAACGGCGCGCCCGCGGGAGATGCCCTGATCGACATCCATGTCCGCCCGCACCCGCTCTTCAAGCTGGATGTCGACGACGTGCGTTACGACGTGCCGATTTCGCTGAGCGAGGCGGTGCTGGGCGCAAAGATCAAGGTTCCGACGATGGACGGTGCCGTCAATGTGTCGATTGGTCCGAACTCCAACACCGGCAAGACACTCCGCCTCAAGGGCAAAGGCCTGCACAAGCGCGACGGCGGCCACGGCGACGCCTATGTGACGCTGAAGATCGTGCTTCCGGGCGAACCGGATGCGAAGCTGACGGCCTTTGTCGAGGAATGGTCGAAAGACCGCAACGACGATCCGCGCAGGGGAATGGGAGGCGGCCTGTGA
- a CDS encoding chaperone modulator CbpM — protein sequence MNNGEFCKRLEIETTILEVWIERRWLVPQQTSGRPEFDEAELARARLIQDLVGPMGVNDDGVDVAMQLLDQVHGLRGRLNRLVEAVRRQDAEVQKRILALLDADD from the coding sequence GTGAACAACGGTGAATTTTGCAAGCGGCTTGAGATAGAAACCACGATCCTCGAAGTCTGGATCGAGCGGCGATGGCTGGTCCCGCAGCAAACGTCCGGCCGGCCGGAGTTTGACGAGGCCGAACTGGCACGCGCCCGGCTGATCCAGGATCTGGTTGGCCCCATGGGTGTCAACGACGATGGCGTCGATGTCGCCATGCAACTGCTCGATCAGGTGCACGGGCTTCGTGGCAGGCTCAATCGGCTGGTTGAGGCAGTCCGCCGGCAGGATGCCGAGGTTCAAAAGCGCATTCTTGCGTTGCTTGACGCCGACGATTGA
- a CDS encoding cytochrome c1 gives MKKLVTGILSLAVVAGLGAGMVFAQESGEHKEGAPAEEHGGTPHFPIKHPAQEKWSFAGPFGHYDKGQLQRGLKVYTEVCSACHSMNLVSFRTLEGLGYSDGQVKTFAANYEVQDGPNAEGEMFTRKALPSDHFPAPFPNKEAAAAANNGAAPPDFSLIAKARGIERGFPQFLIDMIPIVGGYQEGGPDYIHALLNGYQDPPEGVEVAEGTHYNPYFANAQALAMAKPLSDDQVTYDDGSPQTVEQYSHDVAAFLMWAAEPHLEERKRTGFMVMIFLLIFTGLIYLTKKSVYSNKEH, from the coding sequence ATGAAAAAGCTTGTTACAGGCATTCTTTCGCTCGCCGTCGTCGCCGGTCTCGGTGCAGGTATGGTGTTCGCCCAGGAATCGGGCGAGCACAAGGAAGGTGCCCCCGCCGAAGAGCACGGCGGTACTCCACACTTCCCGATCAAGCATCCGGCGCAGGAAAAGTGGTCTTTCGCCGGGCCTTTCGGTCACTATGACAAGGGCCAGCTTCAGCGCGGCCTGAAGGTCTACACCGAGGTCTGTTCCGCCTGCCATTCGATGAACCTCGTGTCGTTCCGTACGCTCGAGGGCCTCGGTTACTCCGACGGTCAGGTCAAGACTTTCGCGGCCAACTACGAAGTGCAGGACGGCCCGAACGCCGAAGGCGAAATGTTCACCCGCAAGGCGCTGCCTTCGGATCACTTCCCTGCGCCGTTCCCGAACAAGGAAGCAGCCGCTGCCGCCAACAACGGCGCTGCTCCGCCGGACTTTTCGCTGATCGCCAAGGCGCGCGGTATCGAGCGTGGCTTCCCCCAGTTCCTGATCGACATGATCCCGATCGTCGGCGGTTACCAGGAAGGCGGCCCGGACTATATCCACGCGCTGCTGAACGGCTACCAAGACCCGCCGGAAGGCGTCGAAGTGGCTGAAGGCACGCATTACAATCCGTATTTCGCCAATGCCCAGGCACTCGCCATGGCAAAGCCGCTTTCGGACGATCAGGTGACCTATGACGACGGTTCGCCGCAGACGGTCGAGCAGTATTCGCACGACGTCGCAGCTTTCCTGATGTGGGCCGCCGAGCCGCATCTCGAAGAGCGCAAGCGCACCGGCTTCATGGTCATGATCTTCCTTTTGATCTTTACCGGCCTGATCTACCTGACGAAGAAGTCGGTCTACTCCAACAAGGAACATTGA
- a CDS encoding cytochrome b, with protein MSGDHSTYMPTSGIEKWVDSRLPLPRLIHDSFVSYPVPRNLNYAYTFGAMLSVMLIIQILTGVVLAMHYAAETTVAFTSVEKIMRDVNHGWLLRYMHANGASFFFIAVYLHIGRGLYYGSYKAPREILWILGVVIYLLMMATGFMGYVLPWGQMSFWGATVITGFFSAFPWVGEWIQQFLLGGFAVDNPTLNRFFSLHYLLPFMIAGVVVLHIWALHVVGQTNPTGVEVKTKTDTVPFTPYATLKDALGVSVFLLVYAWFVFYMPNFLGHPDNYIPADALKTPSHIVPEWYYLPFYAMLRAITFNVGPIDSKLGGVLVMFGAIIVLFFLPWLDTSKVRSAVYRPWYKLFFWLFVVNAILLGWLGSRPAEGLYVIMSQLGTLYYFGFFLVIMPVLGLIETPKRIPNSITEAVLEKQAAKKKPVAA; from the coding sequence ATGAGTGGTGATCATTCAACCTATATGCCGACGAGTGGAATCGAGAAGTGGGTCGATTCCCGTCTGCCGCTGCCACGGCTCATCCATGACAGCTTTGTTTCATACCCGGTTCCGCGCAACCTGAACTATGCCTACACCTTCGGCGCCATGCTGTCGGTCATGCTGATCATTCAGATCCTGACCGGTGTGGTTCTCGCCATGCACTATGCGGCCGAAACCACCGTTGCCTTCACGTCTGTCGAAAAGATCATGCGCGACGTCAACCACGGTTGGCTCTTGCGCTACATGCATGCCAACGGCGCGTCATTCTTCTTCATCGCCGTTTATCTGCATATCGGCCGTGGCCTCTACTACGGCTCCTACAAGGCGCCGCGCGAAATCCTCTGGATTCTCGGCGTTGTCATCTACCTCCTGATGATGGCAACCGGCTTCATGGGCTATGTTCTGCCCTGGGGGCAGATGTCCTTCTGGGGCGCGACCGTCATCACCGGCTTCTTCTCGGCTTTCCCGTGGGTCGGCGAGTGGATCCAGCAGTTCCTGCTCGGTGGCTTTGCCGTCGATAATCCGACGCTGAACCGCTTCTTCTCGCTGCACTACCTGCTGCCCTTCATGATCGCCGGCGTCGTTGTCCTGCATATCTGGGCGCTACATGTTGTCGGCCAGACCAATCCGACCGGCGTCGAAGTCAAGACCAAGACGGATACCGTTCCCTTTACGCCCTATGCGACCCTGAAGGATGCGCTTGGCGTCTCCGTCTTCCTGCTCGTCTATGCGTGGTTCGTGTTCTACATGCCGAACTTCCTCGGCCATCCGGACAACTACATCCCGGCCGATGCGCTGAAGACGCCTTCTCACATCGTGCCGGAATGGTATTACCTGCCGTTCTACGCGATGCTGCGCGCCATCACCTTCAATGTCGGCCCGATCGACTCGAAGCTCGGCGGCGTTCTGGTGATGTTCGGAGCTATCATCGTCCTGTTCTTCCTGCCTTGGCTGGATACGTCCAAGGTTCGCTCGGCCGTGTATCGCCCCTGGTACAAGTTGTTCTTCTGGCTGTTCGTCGTGAATGCCATCCTCCTGGGTTGGCTGGGTTCGCGTCCGGCTGAAGGCCTCTACGTCATCATGTCCCAGTTGGGCACCCTCTACTACTTCGGCTTCTTCCTGGTGATCATGCCGGTCCTCGGTCTCATCGAGACACCGAAACGCATCCCCAACTCCATCACCGAAGCGGTGCTGGAAAAGCAGGCTGCGAAGAAAAAGCCTGTGGCTGCGTGA
- the petA gene encoding ubiquinol-cytochrome c reductase iron-sulfur subunit — protein sequence MSEHDTTTETLGEPTRRDFLYLTTGMAGVVGAAAVAWPFIDQMRPDASTLALASIEVDVSSLQPGMSLTAKWRGKPVFIRNRTDKEVEEAKAVALADLKDPVARNANLPADAQATDVDRSAGKDKENWIVMIGSCTHLGCVPLGQAGDFGGWFCPCHGSHYDTAGRVRKGPAPMNLAVPTFAFTSDTVIKIG from the coding sequence GTGAGCGAACACGACACAACAACCGAAACCCTGGGCGAGCCCACTCGCCGCGACTTCCTGTACCTGACCACGGGTATGGCAGGTGTCGTCGGCGCGGCTGCGGTCGCCTGGCCCTTTATCGACCAGATGCGGCCGGATGCCTCGACGCTGGCGCTCGCCTCGATCGAGGTCGACGTATCGAGCCTGCAGCCCGGCATGTCTCTGACAGCCAAGTGGCGCGGCAAGCCGGTGTTCATCCGTAACCGGACCGACAAGGAAGTCGAAGAAGCCAAGGCTGTAGCGCTTGCCGACCTGAAGGATCCGGTTGCGCGTAACGCCAACCTTCCTGCCGATGCCCAGGCGACGGACGTTGATCGTTCCGCCGGCAAGGACAAGGAAAACTGGATCGTCATGATTGGCTCCTGCACCCATCTCGGCTGCGTTCCGCTCGGCCAGGCCGGCGATTTCGGCGGATGGTTCTGTCCCTGTCATGGGTCCCACTACGATACGGCCGGCCGTGTTCGTAAGGGACCTGCGCCGATGAACCTCGCCGTTCCGACTTTTGCGTTCACATCCGACACAGTCATCAAGATCGGTTGA